Proteins encoded together in one Paenibacillus sp. window:
- a CDS encoding glycerate kinase, translating to MHIVIAPDSFKGCLTAEAVCEAIARGVRKALPSASVVLIPMADGGEGTLDSLLASGGRRVCVRVAGPLGEPVDAAYGVLDGGVAVIELAEASGLGLVPEERRDPLRATTYGTGELIRAALDDGCRDFILAVGGSATNDGGAGMLQALGLRLLDEDGLPIGPGGGELGRVAAIDASGFDPRIAESRFVLASDVTNPLVGPQGATRVFGPQKGASPETIERLERGMMHWADAIERHAGVRLHDMPGAGAAGGIGGAFLAFFPAEFRRGIDVVVERTPLREALRGADLVITGEGRIDSQTASGKTPMGVAQEAMRAGVPAVAIAGSVGPGIEALYPHGLRAVFSLVNGPMTLDEALRNAAPLLEGAAEQIVRAVLAGRKEA from the coding sequence ATGCATATTGTCATCGCTCCGGATTCATTCAAAGGATGCCTCACCGCCGAAGCCGTCTGCGAAGCGATCGCTCGCGGCGTTCGGAAAGCGCTTCCGTCCGCATCCGTCGTTCTCATCCCGATGGCCGACGGCGGGGAAGGAACGCTCGACAGCCTGCTCGCGTCCGGCGGGCGGCGCGTCTGCGTTCGCGTCGCCGGACCGCTCGGCGAACCGGTCGACGCCGCGTACGGCGTGCTGGACGGCGGCGTCGCCGTCATCGAGCTCGCCGAGGCGTCGGGCCTCGGGCTCGTCCCCGAGGAGCGGCGCGACCCGCTGCGCGCGACGACGTACGGCACCGGCGAGTTAATTCGGGCGGCGCTCGACGACGGGTGCCGCGACTTCATTCTCGCCGTCGGCGGCAGCGCCACGAACGACGGCGGCGCCGGCATGCTGCAGGCGCTCGGCCTGCGCCTCTTGGACGAGGACGGGCTCCCGATCGGCCCGGGGGGCGGCGAGCTCGGCCGCGTCGCCGCGATCGACGCGAGCGGCTTCGATCCGCGCATCGCGGAGTCCCGCTTCGTCCTCGCTTCCGACGTGACGAACCCGCTCGTCGGTCCGCAGGGCGCGACCCGCGTCTTCGGTCCGCAGAAGGGCGCCTCGCCGGAGACGATCGAGCGGCTCGAGCGCGGGATGATGCATTGGGCGGACGCAATCGAGCGCCATGCGGGCGTCCGGCTGCACGACATGCCCGGAGCGGGCGCGGCGGGCGGCATCGGCGGCGCGTTCCTCGCCTTCTTCCCCGCCGAGTTCCGCCGCGGCATCGACGTCGTCGTCGAGCGCACGCCGCTTCGAGAAGCGCTGCGCGGCGCCGATCTCGTCATTACCGGCGAAGGGCGCATCGACAGCCAAACCGCCTCGGGCAAAACGCCGATGGGCGTCGCCCAGGAGGCGATGCGGGCGGGGGTCCCCGCCGTCGCGATCGCCGGCTCGGTCGGTCCCGGCATCGAGGCGCTCTACCCGCACGGCCTTCGGGCGGTATTCAGCCTCGTGAACGGCCCGATGACGCTGGATGAGGCGCTGCGGAACGCCGCGCCGCTGCTCGAAGGCGCCGCGGAGCAAATCGTGCGCGCGGTGCTCGCCGGTCGCAAGGAGGCGTAA
- a CDS encoding GNAT family N-acetyltransferase, with amino-acid sequence MIRKLTELDRRAVLALAGEEPSYNLFIIGDVENFGFDADFQELWGEFGERGRLKAVLLRYYGSYLPYAAGEFDVAGFAERIREGPGAEMVSGPSHVAERFRSEFAFRREKQMYFAERPASCEAPLPDAPEENVRVASAGDIEAVCALLDGIAEFDSNGSARRDSMRLAIESGTGRTYFVERDGRVVATASTSAENSMSAMVVGVATHPDYRGQGLATRVTSKLCADAAAEGRTLCLFYDNPDAGSIYKRIGFRDIGRWSILYF; translated from the coding sequence ATGATTCGCAAGCTGACGGAGCTGGATCGGCGCGCGGTGCTGGCGCTGGCGGGCGAAGAGCCATCTTACAATTTGTTTATTATCGGCGATGTCGAGAACTTCGGCTTCGACGCCGATTTCCAAGAGCTGTGGGGCGAATTCGGCGAGCGCGGGCGGTTGAAGGCGGTGCTGCTTCGCTATTACGGCAGCTATCTCCCATACGCCGCAGGCGAGTTCGACGTCGCCGGCTTCGCGGAACGAATCCGGGAAGGTCCGGGAGCGGAGATGGTGTCGGGACCGTCGCATGTGGCGGAGCGGTTCCGGAGCGAATTCGCGTTCCGGCGGGAGAAGCAAATGTATTTCGCGGAACGCCCGGCAAGCTGCGAGGCGCCGCTCCCGGATGCGCCGGAGGAGAACGTGCGCGTCGCCTCGGCCGGCGATATCGAAGCCGTGTGCGCGCTGCTGGACGGCATCGCGGAGTTCGACTCGAACGGCTCCGCGCGGCGCGACAGCATGCGCCTTGCGATCGAGAGCGGAACGGGGCGCACGTATTTCGTCGAGCGGGACGGGCGCGTCGTCGCCACCGCGTCCACTTCGGCGGAAAATTCGATGTCGGCCATGGTCGTCGGAGTCGCGACGCATCCGGACTACCGCGGGCAAGGGCTGGCGACGCGGGTGACATCGAAGCTGTGCGCGGACGCTGCCGCGGAAGGCCGCACGCTCTGTCTGTTTTACGACAATCCGGACGCAGGTTCCATTTACAAGCGGATCGGCTTCCGCGACATTGGCCGCTGGTCGATATTGTACTTCTAG
- a CDS encoding GNAT family N-acetyltransferase — protein MEAIRSVEGGDRGGLARLLVDVVADGASVGFLPPLSAAEAERYWAGVLDGSTVLWVARQGGDVVGTVQLQLCGRANGAHRAEIAKLMVHPRAQRQGLGRRLMEAAEERARSEGRSLLVLDTRAGDPSNRLYRALGYTEAGSIPQYARSADGSFDATVIYYKLL, from the coding sequence ATCGAGGCGATTCGATCGGTCGAGGGCGGGGATCGCGGCGGCCTTGCGCGGCTCTTAGTCGACGTCGTCGCGGACGGCGCGTCCGTCGGCTTCCTGCCGCCGCTGTCCGCGGCGGAGGCGGAGCGGTACTGGGCGGGCGTCTTGGACGGTTCGACCGTGCTGTGGGTCGCCCGGCAAGGCGGGGACGTCGTCGGCACCGTGCAGCTGCAGCTGTGCGGCCGCGCCAACGGCGCGCACCGGGCCGAAATCGCGAAGCTAATGGTGCATCCCCGCGCGCAGCGGCAGGGCCTCGGCCGGCGTTTGATGGAAGCCGCGGAGGAGCGGGCCCGCTCGGAAGGGCGCAGCTTGCTGGTGCTGGACACGCGCGCGGGCGACCCGTCCAATCGGCTGTATCGGGCGCTCGGGTATACGGAGGCGGGCAGCATCCCGCAGTACGCGCGATCCGCCGACGGAAGCTTCGACGCGACGGTCATTTACTACAAGCTCCTATAA
- a CDS encoding FAD-dependent oxidoreductase yields MRYEIVKTDITVVGGGLAGVCAAVAAARLGCTVALVHNRPVLGGNSSSEVRVWVCGATAHGQQRYARETGIMGEMFLENQYRNIDGNPYLWDVVVLETVRAEPNIQLFLNTDVHEVDASGPETDRRIDAVTGWMMGSERRIRFESERFLDCTGDGLIGFLAGAKFRIGREARAEYEEAWAPETADDITLGSTILFYTKDVGRPVKYVPPSFAKDITKTSIPMRRVIRSGDSGCHYWWIEWGGELDTVHDNERIRDELWSVIYGIWDYIKNSGKFDAETMTLEWIGALPGKREYRRFIGDYVLNQNDIMSQRLFEDRVAFGGWSIDLHPPQGMYAAESGSKHLFPDGVYHIPFRSLYSENVANLLFAGRNISATHVAFGTTRVMATCAVMGEAAGTGAALGVKLGASPRGLHREHLATLQQTLLRQDASVLGAVNRDPNDLARRAAVSASSALRRLGSLSAASEGIALDQDVGWVMPVDPELERVRVLVDAEEGATLRFELWSTGRPENYVPKERIAAADAVVERGDGQWAEAALPWRPERPQNAFVVLRACAGVRVRLAGEAPPGVLAFVRSGAERAAKALEEHDVTQPLLEWSPRGMYRKHAAFEASPATNAYAPEKALDGYVRPFGGPHLWASAPLAEDPEPWLELAWDAPQAIREIHLTFNDEVNEDLINLHHHRTPFEVMPELAKRYRVEACRGGKWTTLVAERDNRKRKRVHRLDEAAAAEKLRVVVEATNGCPYASIVEVRAYS; encoded by the coding sequence GTGAGATACGAAATCGTGAAAACGGACATTACCGTCGTCGGCGGCGGGCTCGCGGGGGTGTGCGCGGCGGTGGCGGCGGCTCGGCTCGGCTGCACGGTGGCGCTCGTGCACAACCGCCCGGTGCTCGGCGGCAATTCGAGCAGCGAGGTGCGCGTCTGGGTATGCGGCGCGACGGCGCACGGCCAACAGCGGTACGCGCGGGAAACCGGCATCATGGGCGAGATGTTTCTTGAAAACCAATACCGCAACATCGACGGCAATCCGTATTTGTGGGATGTCGTCGTGCTTGAGACGGTGAGGGCGGAGCCGAATATTCAGCTGTTCCTGAACACCGACGTGCACGAGGTCGACGCGAGCGGGCCGGAGACGGACCGGCGCATCGACGCGGTCACGGGCTGGATGATGGGCTCCGAGCGGCGCATTCGGTTCGAGAGCGAACGGTTTCTCGACTGCACCGGCGACGGCTTGATCGGCTTTCTGGCCGGGGCGAAGTTTCGCATCGGCCGCGAGGCGCGCGCCGAATATGAGGAGGCTTGGGCGCCGGAGACGGCCGACGACATTACGCTCGGCAGTACGATTTTGTTTTATACGAAGGATGTCGGCCGCCCGGTCAAATACGTTCCGCCGAGCTTCGCGAAAGATATTACGAAGACGTCGATCCCGATGCGGCGCGTCATTCGCAGCGGCGATTCCGGCTGCCATTACTGGTGGATCGAATGGGGCGGCGAGCTCGATACGGTGCACGACAACGAGCGTATTCGCGACGAACTGTGGTCGGTCATTTACGGCATCTGGGATTACATTAAAAATTCGGGGAAGTTCGACGCGGAGACGATGACGCTCGAGTGGATCGGCGCGCTGCCGGGCAAACGGGAATACCGCCGCTTTATCGGGGATTATGTGCTGAACCAGAACGACATCATGAGCCAGCGGCTGTTCGAGGACCGCGTCGCCTTCGGAGGCTGGTCGATCGATCTGCATCCGCCGCAAGGGATGTACGCCGCCGAGAGCGGATCGAAACATCTGTTCCCCGACGGCGTGTACCATATCCCGTTCCGGTCGCTGTATTCGGAGAACGTGGCCAACTTGCTGTTCGCTGGCCGCAACATCAGCGCGACGCACGTCGCGTTCGGCACGACGCGGGTGATGGCGACGTGCGCGGTCATGGGCGAGGCGGCCGGCACCGGGGCGGCGCTCGGCGTGAAGCTCGGCGCTTCGCCGCGGGGGCTGCATCGCGAGCACTTAGCGACGCTGCAGCAGACGCTGCTCCGCCAGGACGCCTCCGTCCTCGGCGCGGTGAACCGCGACCCGAACGACCTCGCCCGCCGGGCCGCTGTATCCGCGTCGTCCGCGCTGCGCCGGCTCGGCTCGCTGAGCGCTGCCTCGGAGGGCATCGCGCTCGACCAAGACGTCGGCTGGGTGATGCCGGTCGACCCCGAGCTCGAACGCGTGCGCGTGCTCGTCGACGCGGAGGAGGGGGCGACGCTGCGCTTCGAGCTGTGGAGCACGGGACGGCCGGAAAATTATGTGCCGAAGGAGCGAATCGCGGCCGCCGACGCGGTCGTGGAGCGCGGGGACGGGCAGTGGGCGGAAGCGGCGCTGCCTTGGCGTCCCGAGCGGCCGCAGAACGCGTTCGTCGTGCTCCGCGCCTGCGCGGGCGTCCGCGTGCGGCTCGCCGGCGAGGCGCCGCCCGGCGTGCTGGCGTTCGTGCGCAGCGGCGCCGAGCGGGCGGCGAAGGCGCTGGAGGAGCACGACGTGACGCAGCCGCTCCTCGAATGGTCGCCGCGGGGCATGTACCGGAAGCACGCCGCGTTCGAAGCGTCGCCCGCGACGAACGCCTACGCGCCGGAGAAAGCGCTCGACGGCTACGTTCGCCCGTTCGGCGGCCCGCATCTGTGGGCGTCGGCGCCGCTCGCCGAAGACCCGGAGCCTTGGCTGGAGCTGGCTTGGGACGCGCCGCAGGCGATCCGGGAAATTCACCTGACGTTCAACGACGAGGTGAACGAGGATTTGATCAATTTGCATCATCATCGGACGCCGTTCGAAGTGATGCCGGAGCTCGCGAAGCGGTACCGCGTGGAAGCGTGCCGCGGCGGGAAGTGGACGACGCTGGTCGCCGAACGGGACAACCGGAAGCGCAAGCGCGTCCACCGGCTCGACGAAGCGGCGGCGGCGGAGAAGCTGCGCGTCGTCGTGGAAGCGACGAACGGCTGTCCGTACGCGTCGATCGTCGAGGTGCGGGCGTACTCATAA
- a CDS encoding VOC family protein, translating to MQPRITVITLGVDDLRRSVAFYRDGLGFPTEGIVGEEFEYGAVAFFDLASGLRLALWPRTSIAHDTKLPAGAPNPGEFTLGHNVGSKEEVDRVMAEAEKAGARVVVPAHDTFWGGYAGYFQDPDGHLWEIVWNPAWDADDSTATSS from the coding sequence ATGCAACCGCGCATTACGGTCATTACGCTGGGCGTCGACGATTTGCGGCGATCCGTAGCGTTTTATCGAGACGGATTAGGATTTCCGACCGAAGGCATCGTCGGGGAGGAGTTCGAGTACGGCGCCGTCGCCTTCTTCGACTTAGCGTCGGGCCTAAGGCTCGCGCTGTGGCCGCGAACGAGCATCGCCCACGATACGAAGCTGCCGGCGGGCGCGCCGAACCCCGGCGAATTCACGCTCGGGCATAACGTCGGCTCCAAGGAGGAAGTCGACCGCGTCATGGCCGAGGCGGAGAAGGCCGGGGCTCGCGTCGTCGTTCCTGCGCACGATACGTTCTGGGGCGGGTATGCGGGCTATTTCCAAGACCCGGACGGGCATCTGTGGGAAATCGTCTGGAACCCGGCGTGGGACGCCGACGATTCGACCGCGACCTCATCATAG
- a CDS encoding alpha/beta hydrolase has protein sequence MATEGKITIGGAVLSYRIEGEGVPVLVIGSAAFYPRLFSPDIRKRAKLIFIDHKGFAELAELLPAEAYTLDAIVEDIETMRAALELDRFVALGHSGHAFLAAAYARKYPQHVSKVALMNAAPTNDEERQRGSIAYFEAQAEPERKRKFEEDFAALPADLEREPERRFAWMCIRMGAHSFRDYGFDAAPLWEGVRTNMPVIDHLWGEAFAQRRLTEELGAIHKPVWIGLGRHDYLVAPVSLWDDAERNRPNVTKMVFEESGHYPMLEEPGAFDEAFLRWVYRPE, from the coding sequence ATGGCTACCGAAGGTAAAATAACGATCGGAGGCGCCGTCCTCTCGTATCGGATCGAAGGCGAAGGCGTGCCCGTGCTCGTAATCGGCAGCGCGGCGTTTTATCCGCGGCTATTTTCCCCCGACATTCGGAAACGAGCCAAATTGATTTTCATCGATCACAAAGGGTTCGCCGAACTCGCCGAGCTCCTTCCCGCGGAGGCCTATACGCTCGACGCGATCGTCGAAGACATCGAGACGATGCGAGCGGCGCTGGAGCTCGACCGATTCGTCGCGCTCGGCCACTCCGGACATGCGTTCCTGGCAGCGGCGTACGCCCGCAAATATCCGCAGCATGTCTCCAAAGTAGCGCTGATGAACGCGGCGCCGACGAACGACGAGGAGCGGCAGCGCGGCAGCATCGCTTACTTCGAGGCGCAGGCAGAGCCAGAGCGCAAGCGCAAGTTCGAAGAAGATTTCGCCGCGCTGCCCGCCGATCTGGAGCGCGAGCCGGAGCGCCGCTTCGCCTGGATGTGCATCCGCATGGGCGCCCACAGCTTCCGCGACTACGGCTTCGATGCGGCCCCGCTGTGGGAAGGCGTGAGGACGAACATGCCGGTCATCGACCACTTGTGGGGCGAGGCGTTCGCGCAGCGGCGTTTGACGGAGGAGCTCGGCGCGATCCACAAGCCGGTCTGGATCGGCCTCGGCCGCCACGACTACCTGGTGGCGCCCGTCTCGCTGTGGGACGACGCCGAGCGGAACCGGCCGAACGTGACGAAAATGGTGTTCGAGGAAAGCGGACATTATCCGATGCTGGAGGAGCCGGGCGCGTTCGACGAAGCGTTCCTCCGATGGGTATATCGACCCGAGTGA
- a CDS encoding CBO0543 family protein, protein MSGDQQKALEHIRETLKDYSAEARDYWLSYSHGGTWQFWVSVALLVIPLIVLVFAMDRKRALQLGFFGYNVHVWFIYIDHIGVMHGKWEYPYKVFPFAPISFVLDASLVPVTFMLVYQWVLHRGKNRYLYFTLLCAAFSFVLKPIMVRLNLFRMYEGMNYLYLFLLYLLLMLLSVWITALFLHAQDRALKARTKSDA, encoded by the coding sequence ATGAGCGGCGATCAACAGAAGGCTCTTGAACATATAAGGGAAACCTTGAAGGATTATTCCGCTGAGGCCCGTGATTACTGGTTATCGTACTCCCACGGAGGCACATGGCAATTTTGGGTAAGCGTCGCGCTTCTCGTCATCCCTTTGATCGTGCTGGTGTTCGCCATGGACCGCAAGCGGGCGCTGCAGCTCGGTTTCTTCGGTTATAACGTGCACGTGTGGTTTATATACATCGACCATATCGGCGTGATGCACGGGAAGTGGGAATATCCGTACAAAGTGTTCCCGTTCGCCCCGATCAGCTTCGTGCTCGACGCCTCGCTCGTCCCCGTCACCTTCATGCTCGTGTACCAATGGGTGCTGCACCGCGGCAAAAATCGGTATTTGTACTTCACGCTCCTCTGCGCGGCGTTTTCTTTCGTGCTCAAACCGATCATGGTGCGGCTGAACCTGTTTCGGATGTACGAGGGGATGAACTATCTGTATTTGTTCCTTCTTTATTTGCTCCTCATGCTGCTGTCGGTATGGATCACGGCGCTCTTCCTCCATGCGCAGGACCGTGCGCTAAAAGCGCGAACGAAGTCCGACGCCTGA
- a CDS encoding putative quinol monooxygenase, with product MSLFGLQGKLIAQPGRRDELAAVLLEAAAALESTPACLLYAVSVSEDDPDGVWVQEAWTDAAAHQASLETEATKQLIERGRPLIRGFAEQRRFTTLGGKGLPREESGG from the coding sequence ATGAGTTTGTTCGGATTGCAGGGGAAATTGATTGCGCAGCCGGGACGGCGGGACGAGCTCGCGGCCGTATTGCTGGAAGCCGCGGCGGCGCTCGAGTCGACGCCTGCATGCTTGCTGTACGCCGTCAGCGTATCGGAGGACGATCCGGACGGCGTCTGGGTGCAGGAGGCGTGGACAGACGCCGCCGCGCATCAAGCGTCTCTGGAGACGGAAGCGACGAAGCAGCTGATCGAGCGCGGCCGGCCGCTCATTCGCGGCTTCGCCGAGCAGCGGCGGTTTACGACGCTGGGCGGCAAAGGGCTTCCGCGGGAGGAGAGCGGCGGATGA
- a CDS encoding VOC family protein produces MPANIQSIFVNLPVKDLKKSIEFFSRVGFTFDERFTDDNATCMIIGPNMYAMLLNTSFFGTFTEKEIVDASKSAETIVALSVGSREEVDDIANKALEAGGSPSKEAADHGFMYTRSFQDVDGHIWEVFHMDMSAFPQE; encoded by the coding sequence ATGCCTGCGAACATCCAAAGCATTTTCGTCAATTTGCCTGTGAAAGATTTGAAGAAATCGATCGAATTTTTCAGCCGCGTCGGGTTTACGTTCGACGAACGATTTACCGACGACAACGCGACCTGTATGATCATCGGGCCGAATATGTACGCCATGCTGTTGAACACGTCGTTCTTCGGCACGTTCACCGAGAAGGAAATCGTCGACGCCTCGAAGAGCGCGGAAACGATCGTCGCGCTGTCCGTCGGAAGCCGCGAAGAAGTCGACGACATCGCGAACAAAGCGCTCGAGGCGGGCGGATCCCCTTCGAAGGAGGCGGCGGATCACGGCTTTATGTACACCCGGAGCTTCCAGGACGTAGACGGTCATATATGGGAAGTGTTTCATATGGATATGAGCGCGTTCCCGCAGGAGTAA
- a CDS encoding ankyrin repeat domain-containing protein, whose protein sequence is MTIEALVQAASSGDTETMDVLLAEKPELLNASLPSGMSPLTAALYYGKRNAVEWLLDRGVSVTIHEAAALGDDETLNYMLNLEPRLLTQISFDGWTPLHLAAFFGGFEAAKLLIERGADVNVRSTNAMANMPIHAAAAGSRTGIVQLLLERGADPNAQQSGGWTPLHQAADRCDVEMVKLLLRFGADASIGQDDGKTARAIAEEKGYTEVLDVLPA, encoded by the coding sequence ATGACGATTGAAGCGCTGGTGCAGGCGGCATCGTCCGGGGATACGGAAACGATGGACGTCTTGCTCGCGGAAAAGCCGGAGCTGCTCAATGCTTCGCTGCCGAGCGGCATGAGCCCGCTTACCGCGGCATTATATTACGGAAAACGAAACGCGGTGGAGTGGCTGCTCGATCGCGGCGTGTCCGTGACGATCCACGAGGCGGCCGCGCTCGGCGACGACGAGACGCTGAACTATATGCTGAATCTGGAGCCGCGGCTGCTGACTCAAATCAGCTTCGACGGCTGGACGCCGCTTCACCTCGCCGCGTTCTTCGGCGGCTTCGAAGCGGCCAAGCTCTTGATCGAGCGCGGCGCCGACGTGAACGTCCGCTCGACGAACGCGATGGCGAACATGCCGATTCACGCCGCCGCGGCGGGCAGCCGGACGGGCATCGTTCAGCTGCTGCTGGAGCGGGGGGCCGACCCGAACGCGCAGCAAAGCGGCGGCTGGACGCCGCTGCATCAAGCGGCCGATCGGTGCGACGTCGAAATGGTCAAGCTTCTGCTCCGGTTCGGCGCGGATGCGAGCATCGGGCAAGACGACGGGAAGACGGCGCGCGCCATCGCCGAAGAGAAAGGCTATACTGAAGTGCTGGACGTGCTGCCGGCGTAA
- a CDS encoding HD-GYP domain-containing protein codes for MGKEEQEALRRCLQGNSFCSISPSSRAGWFWAAFAAASAASAAVNVAASDHRLMALFAVPAVYIGVTRISNAAFAAGAALMSVLILFVSGWEPIGLIPAAAFLAIACIARRVATISNRHFDQKRQYEEFFTETMLSFAKSIDTRDPYTAFHSRNVAEFARQIAKELRLSSEQTEAVFLAGLLHDIGKIGTPEHILSKESRLTEEEYAIMKEHPEAGYDIIKNIARLQELGIPDMVRHHHERIDGKGYPLGLKGGAIPLGARILAAADAFDAMTTNRSYRPKLAAETAASELRQHSGTQFDPAVADAFLRVLARTGKLQTAPAAPQGVPAASGT; via the coding sequence ATGGGGAAAGAGGAACAAGAAGCGCTGCGTCGCTGTTTACAGGGGAACTCGTTTTGTTCGATTTCGCCTTCGTCCCGCGCGGGATGGTTTTGGGCCGCTTTCGCGGCGGCGTCCGCGGCGTCCGCCGCCGTCAACGTGGCGGCGAGCGATCACCGCCTGATGGCGCTGTTCGCCGTGCCGGCGGTGTACATCGGCGTGACGCGCATATCGAACGCGGCGTTCGCGGCCGGCGCCGCCCTCATGAGCGTTCTCATTTTATTCGTCTCCGGCTGGGAGCCGATCGGCTTGATTCCCGCCGCCGCGTTCCTCGCCATCGCGTGCATCGCCAGGCGCGTCGCGACGATTTCGAACCGGCATTTCGACCAGAAGCGCCAATATGAGGAGTTCTTCACGGAGACGATGCTGTCGTTCGCGAAAAGCATCGATACGCGAGACCCGTATACGGCGTTCCATTCCCGCAACGTCGCAGAGTTCGCGAGGCAAATCGCGAAGGAGCTGCGCCTTTCGTCCGAGCAGACGGAAGCCGTGTTTTTGGCGGGCCTGCTGCACGATATCGGCAAAATCGGCACGCCGGAGCATATCTTAAGCAAAGAGTCCCGGCTGACCGAGGAAGAGTACGCGATCATGAAGGAGCATCCGGAAGCCGGTTACGACATCATTAAAAACATCGCAAGGCTGCAGGAGCTCGGCATCCCCGATATGGTGAGGCATCATCACGAACGGATCGACGGCAAAGGGTATCCGCTCGGCCTGAAGGGCGGCGCGATTCCGCTCGGCGCTCGCATCTTGGCGGCGGCCGACGCGTTCGACGCGATGACGACGAATCGCTCGTACCGCCCGAAGCTGGCCGCGGAGACGGCTGCCTCCGAGCTGCGGCAGCACAGCGGCACGCAGTTCGACCCCGCGGTGGCGGACGCGTTCCTGCGCGTTCTCGCGCGCACGGGCAAGCTGCAAACGGCTCCCGCCGCTCCGCAAGGCGTGCCGGCGGCCTCCGGGACGTAA
- a CDS encoding helix-turn-helix transcriptional regulator, with translation MIVLENYKFWKEKPSFLFPVDRYPSWVLFLVEEGAFSFGANGAAGEAGAWQLVACPPHAEFHRAVRTEHLSFHFIQFRLAEEKGAPSPLSAWLSEHALRALDVSGSERVKDDCRQLKRVGGSAFPALGYQQHYVLDMLLSLFRDKLASLSPGGPAADPLMAKAKEAIERGAFRKTMLQDIAGELGLSKAQLTRRFRDSFGLAPMEYLTAFRLEKAKKLLTETDLTLDAIARDCGFGTGFYFSRVFSRHFRMTPSRFRRMQTL, from the coding sequence GTGATCGTTTTGGAAAACTACAAGTTTTGGAAAGAGAAGCCTTCGTTTTTATTTCCCGTCGATCGTTATCCGTCTTGGGTGCTGTTTCTGGTGGAGGAGGGGGCGTTTTCGTTCGGGGCGAACGGCGCCGCCGGCGAGGCGGGGGCGTGGCAGCTCGTCGCGTGCCCCCCGCACGCGGAGTTTCACCGCGCCGTGCGGACGGAGCACTTGTCGTTCCATTTCATCCAATTCCGCCTCGCGGAGGAGAAGGGCGCCCCTTCTCCTCTGTCCGCTTGGCTGTCGGAGCACGCCTTGCGCGCTTTGGACGTGTCCGGCTCGGAGCGCGTGAAAGACGACTGCCGGCAGTTGAAGCGCGTCGGCGGCTCCGCCTTCCCGGCGCTCGGCTACCAGCAGCATTACGTGCTGGATATGCTGCTGTCGCTGTTCCGGGACAAGCTCGCCTCGCTCTCGCCGGGCGGTCCCGCCGCCGACCCGCTGATGGCGAAAGCGAAGGAGGCGATCGAACGCGGCGCGTTCCGGAAGACGATGCTGCAGGACATCGCCGGGGAGCTCGGGCTTAGCAAAGCGCAGCTGACGCGCCGGTTTCGCGACAGCTTCGGGCTCGCCCCGATGGAATATTTGACGGCGTTCCGGCTGGAGAAAGCGAAGAAGCTGCTCACCGAGACCGACCTGACGCTGGACGCGATCGCCCGCGACTGCGGCTTCGGCACCGGCTTTTATTTCAGCCGCGTCTTCTCGCGCCACTTCCGAATGACCCCTTCGCGGTTTCGCCGCATGCAGACGTTATGA
- a CDS encoding NAD(P)-dependent oxidoreductase — MNECTPERTTIGFIGTGVMGTSMAGHLLSAGYRLRVYTRTKAKAEPLLAKGAVWCDTPAELAAESDAVVSIVGYPSDVERLYLAEDGIVANGKPGALLIDMTTSSPSLARRIHAAAAGRGMQALDAPVSGGDVGAREARLSIMVGGEPEAFAAARPLFEKMGKTVVRQGGPGAGQHTKMCNQIAIASGMLGVCEALAYAERAGLDPSAVLSSIETGAAGSWSLSNLGPRIIAGNFEPGFYVKHFVKDMKIALDAAEEMQLDLPGLALARTLYERLIDMGCADQGTQALFKYYKS, encoded by the coding sequence ATGAACGAATGTACGCCGGAGCGGACGACAATCGGATTTATCGGCACGGGGGTGATGGGGACCAGCATGGCCGGCCATTTGCTGTCGGCGGGCTACCGTCTCCGCGTCTATACGCGGACGAAAGCGAAAGCGGAGCCGCTGCTCGCGAAAGGGGCGGTTTGGTGCGATACGCCGGCGGAGCTCGCGGCGGAGAGCGACGCCGTCGTCTCGATCGTCGGCTATCCGTCCGACGTCGAGCGGCTCTATTTGGCCGAGGACGGCATCGTCGCGAACGGAAAGCCGGGCGCCCTCTTGATCGACATGACGACGTCCAGCCCGTCGCTGGCGCGCCGCATCCACGCCGCGGCGGCGGGGCGGGGGATGCAGGCGCTGGACGCGCCGGTGTCCGGCGGCGACGTCGGGGCGCGGGAGGCGCGGCTGTCGATCATGGTCGGGGGCGAACCGGAGGCGTTCGCTGCGGCGCGGCCGCTGTTCGAGAAGATGGGCAAAACCGTCGTCCGGCAAGGCGGCCCTGGGGCGGGGCAGCATACGAAAATGTGCAACCAGATCGCCATTGCGAGCGGCATGCTCGGCGTATGCGAGGCGCTGGCGTACGCCGAGCGGGCGGGACTCGACCCGAGCGCGGTGCTCTCCAGCATCGAGACGGGCGCCGCGGGCAGCTGGTCGCTCAGCAATCTCGGACCGCGCATCATCGCCGGCAATTTCGAGCCCGGCTTTTACGTGAAGCATTTCGTCAAAGATATGAAAATCGCGCTCGACGCAGCCGAGGAAATGCAGCTCGACCTGCCCGGCCTCGCGCTGGCGCGCACGCTGTACGAGCGGCTGATCGACATGGGCTGCGCGGATCAGGGTACGCAGGCGCTGTTCAAGTACTATAAATCATAA